TATATCGACAAAGCGATTTCAGATGGATCTGAGACCTCCAAGATCTTGAGAGCAATGGGAAATGATTATGATTTGTTCATAGTCGGGAGAAGCAGCGGACTAGGTACTGAAGCTACTAGCGGACTCAGCGAGTGGACCGAGTTCGAAGAACTGGGACCCATTGGAGATTTGTTAGCATCACATGAGTTTCCTTCTAGAGCATCAGTGTTAGTtgtaaaaaaacaagaatacaTTCATCATACCAAAAGCCAGAAAAGGAGATCCAAGCGATGCATGTGAGAAATATGTATTAAAGAAGCTGTTGTATAACAGAAAAAATTCACCAAACTCTTGTGTATACATTGTTATcacatattcatatatatacatggtTTAGGCaaagaaaaccaaaccaatGGAAATGCAAGATGAAGCCAGTTCTGTTTTGCTTGATTTCTGATTCTTTACTCTTCAAACAATTTTAGCATAGAAGCACTTGATGTACTTGAttgaataaatttgaaattcattataaaaaaaacaatcagaaaGCAGAAGAACACTTACCAAaagttatataataaatcaactaCTCTAATTGATCAAACCAATGGTTAAAAGATATTTAACGAAATATTATGCTATATATCAGCTGGAAATAGGAGAGGGGCCATGAAGAAGAACTTTAATCAAAATGTCGGcattagaagaagaaacaaggaaaAAGTTTCATAAAACCAATTTTGACTTGATCATGGGCTGTGTGACAATCTGTTTGTATGTAACTTAAAGGAGAATTAGCCAAAGATTATACAATAAACTAATTGATAAAACCAATAGTTAAGCTTAAGAAAACTTAACCATAAATTATACAATAAGTCAAGTACTCTACTACCATGTTCAGTGCCCAGCTCTTTGATTTTGTGCGTTGTCATCAAATTAAGTTTAGTTTATAATGTATGAAATGTGTGAAATTATGGAGCTCCGTGATtctattttttccaaaaattctGATCCTTCGCTTCTTGGTTTATCAAAATTAGACTACTTTTATTGCTTATTTAGGAAATGTGTTCGCCGGTTCAATTCAAACCAAGAACCGCCAAGGCGCCAAGTATATGTATCGTCATATTTACCTGTCTAGGACTTAAGTAACGCATGAGCTGTCGGCAGAGAGCCAGCATTAAGTAACGCATGAGCTGTTGGCTTTTCGTTTTGCTGGTTTTTAGATGATGAATCCCGATAGTTGTGGTACTTGTTCAACAACCACTCCTGTAGATGGTGACATTCTTCTGTATTATGGGTCTTAGATTTATGGTAGCTGCAATATGCATGGGCATCTTCTGATCCTTGACTGTTGCGATCCTGCTTTCCTGTGGAGCGACTGGATGGTTGGTCGCTGATTTGATAATTGGATGCTTTTCTGCTCTTTCCATCTATGTATGCTTTGTCATAATGCTGTCTAGGCTCGTTGTATTCGTCAGGCTCTTTATCCTTTGAAGATGATTTTTTGGCGGCTGCGTGTTTTTTGCTGAATGCAGCTTTATCCTCTTCGATTTCGATGAAAGTGATAGCCCGATGGAGTGCATCATCCAGAGTCTGGGGTTTATACTTCATGAGCTCTTCTCGGAATGGTGATTCGTGCCAAAGACCGTTTCGGAGTGCGAGGACTGCTGCTTCGTCGAGTACGGTGATGCAACTATGGCTCTGAATTTTTCGATGTACGAGCATAGTGTCTCCGTAGGTTCTTGAGCTAGAGTCCATAAGTCGGCGTTAGTTGCACTCTGTTGGATAAACAGCGAGTAGTGTTTGAGGAAAGCCGTCGAGAGTTGATTTTAGTCGTCGATAGAATGAGCTTCAAGGCGTGAGAACCAACCGAGGGCGAGTCCGCTTAAATTTTTCACAAACATTTGACAGAGACCGGCGTCGCGTTCTTCTGGTGAAAAATTGACTCTCCCCGTTGTGATACTGAAAGCGGTGAGATACTCTCTTGGATCAGATGTTCTGTTGTAAGTCGGGAGTTTGATTTTGTTCTTCTGGTGTCAGACAGGAATACTAAGGAGACGAGTTGTAAAAGGTGTATTCTGGGTCTCGCGGAGTACACGATCGATCTCTGGTGCTGCGCTGGTTGCCTAATGGACTTTGGAGTTCATGTTTTGCAGCTGAGCCCTCATTTCTTCAATGTCGTCGTCTCTGTGTTGGGTTTCCCTGTTGGTGATCTGCAGGAAATTAGTGTTGTTGCCTGGGCGCTGATGTCTGGAGTCGATGATTGGTGCTGAAGATTCGTTCACATGAGTCTGATGTTGTTGTCCAGAACTTGCGATTGGTGCATGTAGATCGTTGGCTTGGATTGATCGATGCTGTCCTGGACCGGTCGCTGGTGTTGGTACATCGTTGAAAAGAACACGCTGGAGTCGTGGAGTGATATCAACTTGTTGTGATCTTGGTGCGCCAATTTCGACAGACTGGAGTTCGTTGATGCGGTTGTTGCAAATAATCTGAGAATGCGCGAGGTCCTCCAAACGAGAAGTCGTTCCTCGAGCGAGCTCGTCGATCCTACCGAGAAGTGTTTGAAAGATCAGGGAGATGTCCGGCTGAGTGGAGTACATCGTTTTTGTGTTAGACATGGTGCCGGCTGGATGAAGTGAGATCGTAACTGCTGCTGGTAGGGCCGAGGTCGCAACCATAAATGGTTGGGTTGAGGTGTTGGCTTGATGGTCCGAGGTTGCCAACATTGATGGTTTCTTTGAGGTCGTCGCCACTAGTGTCGAGGTGTTGGCTTGATGGTCCGAGGTTGCCAACATTGATGGTTTGTCTGAGGTCGTCGCCACTGGTGTCGAGGTGTTGGCTGGATGGTCCGAGATTGTCATCGCAGCTAGTTGTGCGCTAGTCGCTCCAGGATGGTCAGTGGTTGCCGAGGTCGGAACGTCTGATTGCGATGTGGGTTCTGTAACTGCCGAGCTGTCTTGAGGTGAAGAAGAATTCCCgcccccacggtgggcgccaattgttgtTTCCATATCCGGTCGgtgatgtaatatttataaatgatgtaaaggGGTGGAGATTTTCGTATTAATAGTCAAGAATAAACAAGCTCGGTCAATTACAAGAACTAAAGATGCTCGTCTAAACAGTTCGTCTAAACaagtatctttctattttatggtCTGAGGTCGTCTGGGCCGAGCTCGTCTAGTGGTCGAGGTCGTCCGAGACTTTGTCTGTGATGAAGAGACGATGCTCTCCTTTTCTGTACTTTCTGTACTTTTCTGAACCTTCTTTCAATGAGTCTGATATCTTCTATTTATAGTGATGTACGTTTTGTCTTCTAGCGAAATCATCAATTGTTGCTTAATGGGCCGAGGTATAGCTACCTTGCTATCACAATTCAAAAATAGATTATCTTACAATAAGATGGTCTGTTTAACACGCacagttaaaaataatttggagGTCAAAGATGGATAAACATCTCATTTTGTTACTTACTGATTAAAAATAGCTAAGACTGTTTATTGAGGCTGTCCTAGTTAATTTGATCATGTTATTTTAAAGCAACACAGCTTACAAGCGCGAAAATAAACAAGAGAACACCTGGACACTATATTTAGCCCTAATCTCTGCTTATTATAGAGATATTTATGGGATTTGGATAAACCATTTGACCGGTCTTCTTAGTTCTCGCTTTGAtttgagaaaacaaagaatTTTCATTGATAAAATTTGCTCCAAAATGGATGCGCAAGAGGCAACTTGGCATAGAGAGATGTGGAACGGCCAGGTGAAAAGAACAGACATGGGGACTAAAATGTTTTGCGAAATATCTCCACATATAATGTTGAACTCACACGGCGCCTGGGAGAAGTTGGATTCTGGGCCTACAGCAATGTCATTCTGGGAGTACCCTCTTCCCAGAATAGAGATTGCAATTCTCTCCACATTCCTATCATGGCGTTTCTTTGATGTCTTGTTCAAGAAGTTAGGTGTTCCTATTCCAAGGTTCACCTCCATGATGCTTGTGCGTAATTAAggttttgtataatatttatatatgatcgGCTACGTTCGGATAATATAACAcatttttctcttgttctttGAAGGTTGGTGCACTCTTAAGCGAGACGTTTCAGTCGAGTAAAATGTCATGGTTTCGACATATCTTTGTCTGTGACATTTATATGCCAAGGGTTGCTGAGACCATTGGTACGTTTGCCTTTGTCCTAAACTGGTTCCTAAGAGGCGTGACTACGAATATTGGCATGGTAAAAAATTTCAGAACTAGGAGTATTGTAATTGGAGTCGCGGCAATGATAATCCCATGGTATATCGGAAAGCTAGTCTATACCTACAGAGAGAAATCTAGTGACCTAACGATGACGAATATAGAATATTCTGTAATTATATTAACCACGAGTATGGCTCCCTTCACTTGCATCAACATGCTCCTCACAGACCTCAAGGTAGTTCACACTGAGTTCGGACAAATCGCTCAGTCTTCGGCTATGGTAACCGATGTGCTTGCTTTTACCATGACCATATCGTCTCAGATTAGCCGTGACTATTATTCTGGTATGCGGATGGGATTAGCTTTAATGGTCTTCTTTGTTTCCCTGTACCTTGTACGACAAGCCATGCTTTGGGTGGTCAGACATACACCAGAGGGAGCACCTGTGAAGAATATCTATATCTACATTGGTCTCCTGCTAGGTTACCTGGCTTATATTTTCTGGGACTACTTCTTGTTCTTCGGACCGCTTGGGGCCTTTGTTCTTGGTTTGGCTATCCCAGAAGGGCCGCCTTTAGGATCAGAGTTTATAAGAAGATTCGACAGTTTCAATGAGGGCATCTTCTTACCTCTCTTTGGATCACTTACCATGATTAAACTAGATTGGTCATTTGTAATAAAGGAGCTTGGAAGTGGAAGGCATCTCCATGGACATACCTACGAGTGTCTTTCATTCCTTTTCATCATATATATGGCAAAATTCACGACTTCTTTTTTAACAGCCATAGCTTCAAGGATGCCTTTGAGAGACTCAGCTATCCTAGGTATCATTATGGGCACCAAGAGTAGTTTTGAGTTGGCTTACGTACTCTACGCATTCGATAAAGAAGTAAGAATATTCTTGCTGTgattatataactatatatagcCATCGTCCTATATTTTGTATCATCttcattttattgttttacCCGTCTTTAAACAGAGAATTAGCTTGGAGGTTTTCACGCTCATGGGCATATACATTCTCATAAACTCTTTGTTAACGCCAATGGCTATACATTTCTTGTATGACCGGGAAAAGAGATTTGCCTCGTATGGAGAAAGAAGTCTCAAACAAAAGCCGGAACTACAAATGGTGGTGTGCATTAACAAGCCTGACAACATAACATCCATGATCAATCTTCTAAGAGCTACTGCCCCATCTAAAGAATCCCCACTAATGTGTTGTGTTCTTCACCTAATAGAGCTTGTGGGTAAAGCTACTCCCACGTTTATCTCCCACCAGCTTCAGAAACCAAAGCCTGGAAGCCAATCTTACTCAGAAAATGTCATAAGCTCTTTCCAAATGTTTCAAGATATTCACCTGGACTACACTTCTATACACATGTTCACCTCCTTAACTTCCACTAAAGAGATGCATGAACACATTTGCTGGTTTGCTcttgataaaaattcaaatcttaTACTACTCTCTTTTCACCGCAATTGGGGACCCAGTGGTTATGGCATTATCTCCGACGATCAAACCCTAAGAAATCTTAACCGCAGCGTCCTGAAACGAGCACCTTGCACTGTCGGAATTCTTGTTCACCGGAAACCAATATGGCAACCCAAATCCGTAGAATCTCCATGCAGGGTACGTAACTTTGCATGCAAACATCCTACCATAAATAACAACGTGACGTTAATTTCATTTTGTAATAAGATTGTCACACAAACACATGCAGGTGTGCTTGGTTTCCGCGGGAGGGAACGATGACAAAGAGGCATTAGCATTAGCAGATCACATGAGAGGTAACCCAAAAGTGAGTCTAACGGTGCTAACTCTGATCCCTATGTCTATAGCCGAGGAGAGAAGCGGCGAGTGGAGCCAGAATCAAATGGTGGACACGTGCCTGGTTGAAGAGAGGCCTGGGGATAAATCGATAACGTACATTGTTAGAATGGTGGCGGAAGGGGGAGAGACTTCAAAGATTCTACACTCGGTGGCGTATGACTATGACATGTTCATAGTCGGGAGAAGTAGCGGGAATGGTACCGAGGCCACCAAAGGACTAGGGGACTGGACTGAGTTCGAGGAACTTGGTATCATTGGAGATTTGTTAGCATCTGAAGATTTTCCTTCTAGAGCATCCGTCTTGGTCCTCCAGCAACAAGTATCATGAGAGTTAATTAGTTTTCCTTAATTTAGCTTCAGCCTTCTTTTTCCTTTCCTCCTTTCCTCCtttctttggttttgtttgttgaTTGTAATGAAAATAACACACAAAcgctcaatttttttattattttttcgtgATGTAAAGATTGAATGTATATTTCAAGATAGTTCAAacgaaaaatgttttaaaattttgagaaattcaGAACAATTCACTagtgttaaaatataatttatgaattaatgctaaatatttaaaacttgcTGTTACCATCAAACATTGATTTACAGATGATAAcatgataattaattaattttaaatggctaatataaaagttattttatcaattaatagtCCAAACATAATTAAAACCAAACTAGAAAgagttagttaaaaaaaaaatcccaaattagTATAAACATAAAGGAAGAGagttctctctcctcttctccgTTCTCTACTATCATCTTTCACGGAGAAGGAGATGAGactcttgtttttgtttatgtaaaaTACTTCGATCCAAGTGATCGACTTTTTCTCTTTGCTAGGCGAATCTCTTCTTCGTCTTGACGAATTTTGTATTCACTCGGTGATTTTGTTGTGTTCAATTGAAAAACAGAGCAGATCTTCAAGATGTTTCATTATCTCTGTATTTTAGTTGATTTAATAAAGTATCCGATTAATATTGGATTCAATAGTTAAAGCTCTCCACCTTCTGATTCGCTATGGTTATACTTGATCTTGAGATTGAATTCTCTCTTGGTTAGAAACGCTTAGGCCTTGATTTTGAAGTGGTAGCAATCTTCGATTCTGTGTTAAGACGAAGTATCCATGATAGTCAAGGTTTGAGATTTAGATTTTGCTTTGGGAATCAGGTGCAGAACGCAGAAGAGTTGGAGCTGCTTCATCGGTGGTGTTCCGACAAAGTCCTGTTCTTGTTTCTCTGAAGCGTTTCTCTGAAGTTAACTTCTGGCGATTTGGGATGAAAACCTTTTGATCAGCGGCGATTGAGGGTATTGAAGAGCGTGCAAGCAGATTTCAACTGAACTGGAGGCGGAGATCGATGAGTTTTCCGGCAAAGGTTCCAGCACCGTTTTCTCTTTCTTTGGTTTAGCAGAGAAGAAGCCACGACAACAAGTAACATGTCGTTCATGCACTAAACCTAATCTTTTGTTGTTGGGTTTCTTTTAGGCTTAATTAAAAATGCAATTTGTGGGATCTGTTTGTATTTATGCTGATTGGGCTGATGAAAAAAgaaagttgaccaaaaaaagagaaaaaaaaaagtaaaaacataaaggtctcctttttttttgtcactgaatatttcattaaaaaactgAGAAGAAGAATTGAGCCCAAAACCATGGCCCAAATCAAGATATCtgttacaaagaaaaataaacttgaagaGTCTTTTTGCTAAAACATTGGCAACTAAGTTGGCCGATCTAGAAACATGATAGAGAGAAAATGCTGCAAACCCAGAGGAGATCGATCGGATGTCGTGCACAAAACCGATGATTTCTTTAGACTGGAGGTCGCCGGAGATAGCTCTGATGAGCGTTAAATTGTCGGAGAGAACCATGAGTGGAGAACTCCAAGGTTAGCGCCATGCAAAGTGCCGATCGAATCACGATGGCCTCTGCAATAAAGGGTGAGCTGATGAAGCTTTCTAAACACCGAAGTCCTAACTGACTTAATTTTCCATTGAAAAACATGAACGGTGGTTCATAAGCTGAATGTGAACAGCTTTGAAACTGGGCTATGTGAACCCGTAAAAACAGATGTGAAAGGCTCTCGATAGCCAGAATTTGGACCAGGTCCACTAAAATCAACACAATACCCTCTTTGGTGACACGCTTGGGTTTGACGGAGTACGGAAGACGACAACGTGACGGAGACAACTTCATCCTTCTAAAAACGCTGAGAATGATGAGGTATGGTGACGGAGCAAAAGTTCTAATCAGACCAAATCTTCGGACCTCGACATTACCGTGACAAGACCAACGAGTTGTAATCAAACTAAACCTGAGCAACCAGTCATGTACCTCTTTCAAAATGAAGATATGAAAGCGAGCGTTGATAGAAAGGCGAAGAGTGTAGGTTAAGAGATGAGGATATGGGCTGAAAACTTCATCTTGATTCATGGGCCAGGCCCAAACTGAGAAGAAACCAGGGCTGACGTCAGCACCTCCGGATCCGAGAAACTTGTTTGCCGCAGTACGAGAGCTTGGAGATAACGCGGATCTGAGATGACGTTCGTCGGAACGAGGTGTAGCATTTGAACAGAGGCTCACAGCTGGTCCAATGATTCCACTTGCACAAAGCAGAGAAGCGGCTGTGACAAAACTAACAGAAGAAGTGGCTGTGACGAGAGTAGCAGTAGAAGCGACGAGAGGAGGGTCCGGTGGGTCTGGTGGATCCGGCGATTGGGGAGGCTGTAGCTGCTCTAGAGATATCAGATCTGGAGGCTCTGGCTCACGAGGTAACAACGGAGGCTTGTACGTCCCTGAGCTGTGAGCAGGAGCGGAAAGGTTGAAGAGGAAGGCACTCACCGACAGAGGTAAGATAGACGTCGTAAGAGCACTGCCGGAAAAGAATCCAGGTGGGGTCCCGATAATGATTCTCCGGTTCAACCCAGGTGGGGTCCCGATAATGAGAAGCATGGTTTC
The window above is part of the Brassica oleracea var. oleracea cultivar TO1000 unplaced genomic scaffold, BOL UnpScaffold01028, whole genome shotgun sequence genome. Proteins encoded here:
- the LOC106320703 gene encoding cation/H(+) antiporter 6B, translating into MDAQEATWHREMWNGQVKRTDMGTKMFCEISPHIMLNSHGAWEKLDSGPTAMSFWEYPLPRIEIAILSTFLSWRFFDVLFKKLGVPIPRFTSMMLVGALLSETFQSSKMSWFRHIFVCDIYMPRVAETIGTFAFVLNWFLRGVTTNIGMVKNFRTRSIVIGVAAMIIPWYIGKLVYTYREKSSDLTMTNIEYSVIILTTSMAPFTCINMLLTDLKVVHTEFGQIAQSSAMVTDVLAFTMTISSQISRDYYSGMRMGLALMVFFVSLYLVRQAMLWVVRHTPEGAPVKNIYIYIGLLLGYLAYIFWDYFLFFGPLGAFVLGLAIPEGPPLGSEFIRRFDSFNEGIFLPLFGSLTMIKLDWSFVIKELGSGRHLHGHTYECLSFLFIIYMAKFTTSFLTAIASRMPLRDSAILGIIMGTKSSFELAYVLYAFDKERISLEVFTLMGIYILINSLLTPMAIHFLYDREKRFASYGERSLKQKPELQMVVCINKPDNITSMINLLRATAPSKESPLMCCVLHLIELVGKATPTFISHQLQKPKPGSQSYSENVISSFQMFQDIHLDYTSIHMFTSLTSTKEMHEHICWFALDKNSNLILLSFHRNWGPSGYGIISDDQTLRNLNRSVLKRAPCTVGILVHRKPIWQPKSVESPCRVCLVSAGGNDDKEALALADHMRGNPKVSLTVLTLIPMSIAEERSGEWSQNQMVDTCLVEERPGDKSITYIVRMVAEGGETSKILHSVAYDYDMFIVGRSSGNGTEATKGLGDWTEFEELGIIGDLLASEDFPSRASVLVLQQQVS